In Halorhabdus tiamatea SARL4B, a genomic segment contains:
- a CDS encoding Sjogren's syndrome/scleroderma autoantigen 1 family protein, with amino-acid sequence MSDFDEEAERERLREQFEKDRKKREATEQMSELLLQGATMTDAHCETCGDPIFRYDGQEFCPTCQGAGGEDAGGETPEADETPTSEASSADATTEPDSETTAESSAQTVASPDTPATAPTKQTEREASPRSESPSPEVQREQRVDVPALDPDQQQSTARGTGDLQDARESLVATLSSFARQAEATDDPRRASDALEAAREAAETLAALDRLR; translated from the coding sequence ATGAGCGACTTCGACGAGGAGGCCGAACGCGAACGCCTCCGCGAGCAGTTCGAGAAGGATCGAAAGAAGCGCGAGGCGACCGAGCAGATGAGCGAGTTGCTGTTGCAGGGCGCGACGATGACCGACGCCCACTGTGAGACGTGTGGGGACCCAATCTTCCGGTACGACGGCCAGGAGTTCTGTCCGACCTGTCAGGGAGCGGGCGGCGAGGACGCGGGCGGCGAGACGCCCGAAGCTGACGAGACGCCCACCTCGGAAGCGTCGTCAGCGGACGCGACGACCGAGCCAGACAGCGAGACGACAGCCGAATCGTCCGCACAGACAGTCGCATCACCGGACACGCCGGCAACAGCGCCAACCAAGCAGACCGAGCGCGAAGCATCCCCACGTTCGGAGAGCCCCTCGCCGGAGGTCCAGCGCGAGCAGCGCGTCGACGTGCCGGCACTCGATCCTGACCAACAGCAGTCGACCGCACGCGGGACCGGGGACCTCCAGGACGCCCGCGAATCACTCGTCGCGACGCTGTCCTCGTTTGCCCGACAGGCCGAGGCGACCGACGACCCCCGACGGGCCAGCGACGCCCTCGAAGCCGCCCGCGAGGCCGCCGAGACGCTGGCTGCACTCGATCGGCTCCGCTGA
- a CDS encoding substrate-binding domain-containing protein: MGDNDNRFSVRVGKGVSRRDVMKQLGALTAVGGLAGCLQQDETTTEGNGGGDDNGDGGSAPSYQRVDLVPPPTELDFSSEPPERDVRVVCHNGAISFWNPAIGGLHDAASQLGWNASFTGPSGGFSIEEQVNILENIVTSNPDVIITTVADSSAYNQVINDALDNDIVVLTFNTNSLRGEGRQYMREEFGRALPFVGQDQYSSGYANGMALLDKLPDDASKVTVGLADPGHAGQAARASGAEDAIKQNSDIEITERVNYTDAASDGVTRITNHLQSNPELDGMIGSDVYSWFIGQAAEQEGREDMILGGFDLNQNTLDYIEQGVMNYTTGQDPYSQGYFPVHQAFAYMERGMPPKEYLTGAEIIDQESIDFALKRRNWGELLSYHGV; the protein is encoded by the coding sequence ATGGGAGACAATGACAATCGATTCAGCGTACGAGTCGGCAAGGGCGTCTCGCGTCGGGACGTGATGAAACAGCTCGGGGCACTCACGGCAGTCGGGGGACTGGCCGGTTGCCTCCAACAGGACGAGACGACGACGGAAGGTAACGGCGGCGGGGACGACAACGGCGACGGGGGAAGTGCGCCGTCGTATCAGCGCGTCGACCTGGTGCCGCCGCCGACGGAGCTGGACTTCTCATCCGAGCCACCCGAACGGGACGTACGGGTGGTGTGTCACAACGGGGCGATCTCGTTCTGGAATCCGGCGATCGGCGGGCTCCACGACGCCGCGAGCCAACTCGGCTGGAACGCCAGCTTCACGGGACCGTCAGGTGGGTTCAGCATCGAGGAACAGGTCAATATCCTCGAGAACATCGTCACCTCGAATCCGGACGTCATCATCACGACGGTCGCGGACTCGAGCGCGTACAACCAGGTCATCAACGACGCACTGGACAACGACATCGTCGTATTGACCTTCAACACGAACAGTCTCCGTGGAGAGGGACGCCAGTACATGCGCGAGGAGTTCGGTCGCGCTTTGCCGTTCGTTGGCCAGGATCAGTACTCTTCGGGGTACGCCAACGGAATGGCCCTGCTGGACAAACTGCCCGACGACGCCAGCAAAGTCACCGTGGGGCTCGCCGACCCCGGCCACGCCGGACAGGCCGCGCGTGCGAGCGGCGCAGAAGACGCCATCAAGCAGAATTCCGACATCGAGATCACCGAGCGGGTCAACTACACCGATGCGGCGAGCGATGGCGTGACCCGTATCACGAACCATCTCCAGTCGAATCCCGAGCTGGACGGGATGATCGGAAGCGACGTCTACTCGTGGTTCATCGGCCAGGCTGCCGAGCAGGAGGGGAGAGAAGACATGATTCTCGGTGGATTCGACCTGAACCAGAACACACTGGATTACATCGAGCAGGGTGTGATGAACTACACCACCGGCCAGGACCCCTACAGCCAGGGATACTTCCCCGTCCATCAGGCCTTCGCGTACATGGAGCGGGGGATGCCCCCCAAGGAGTACCTGACGGGCGCGGAGATCATCGATCAGGAGTCGATCGACTTCGCCCTCAAGCGGCGTAACTGGGGCGAGCTCCTGAGCTACCACGGCGTCTAA
- the engB gene encoding GTP-binding protein EngB: MFETRPDRGAEVVLAGRSNVGKSTLMRELTGHTFDTGQRPGVTREPNHYDWTGPDFVLTDLPGFGYMKGVPDEVREQIKTDVVRYIEANADAILVGILVVDGKSVIDIIDRHSGPDEIPHDVELFHFLRDVGIPPVVAVNKMDKVDDRDERLNELCDRLGLHPPWQQWQETIAPISAKRGSIGPLTEAVREHLHEAERDDLFQFF; encoded by the coding sequence ATGTTCGAGACGCGGCCGGATCGGGGCGCAGAGGTCGTCCTCGCTGGACGGTCGAACGTGGGCAAGTCGACGCTGATGCGCGAACTCACCGGCCACACCTTCGACACCGGTCAACGCCCCGGCGTCACCAGAGAGCCCAACCACTACGACTGGACGGGGCCGGACTTCGTGCTGACGGATCTCCCCGGCTTTGGCTACATGAAAGGCGTCCCCGACGAGGTCCGCGAACAGATCAAGACCGACGTCGTCCGGTACATCGAGGCCAACGCCGACGCGATCCTCGTCGGAATCCTCGTCGTCGACGGCAAGAGTGTCATCGACATCATCGACCGCCACTCCGGCCCAGACGAGATTCCCCACGACGTCGAACTGTTTCACTTCCTGCGAGACGTTGGGATCCCGCCCGTGGTGGCCGTCAACAAGATGGACAAGGTCGACGATCGTGACGAACGATTGAACGAACTCTGTGATCGGCTGGGACTCCATCCACCCTGGCAGCAGTGGCAGGAGACCATCGCGCCGATCAGCGCCAAACGCGGCTCGATCGGTCCGCTGACAGAAGCCGTCCGTGAGCACCTCCACGAAGCCGAACGTGACGACCTGTTTCAGTTCTTCTGA
- a CDS encoding ABC transporter permease, producing the protein MSVETEGDGSEETAVSRGADSRLRRLLQRRQIGVFIGFFLLFGLIAVTRPDLIFDFDSVSTLFLNWDDFSGILSQLLRQAAPYVIIGIGMTYLMIGGEFDLSVGSMYAVAGLTFAMLLTDFRLTVTAALAVVLLLGAVVGLANGVIVTKVGIPSLITTIGMMSVLRGFAYWLTTGGSRQLPDDLGLIDLFGGSITVAGVEIAYMVFWMLALIVVFGLVLQQTRFGHHVYATGDDESAADRSGINTDRVKVTNFVITGVVTAIAGVLSIAYFGSMFGSAGRGFELLIIAAVVIGGTNLFGGEGSISGMFLGSLVIAVIPVLLVLNGVSVAFQETLTGAVIIGAVMVDIYLRD; encoded by the coding sequence ATGAGCGTCGAAACGGAAGGGGACGGATCCGAGGAGACGGCCGTCAGTCGCGGCGCGGATTCACGGCTCAGACGGCTCCTCCAGCGACGCCAGATCGGCGTCTTCATCGGCTTTTTTCTCCTGTTCGGACTCATCGCGGTGACGCGGCCGGACCTTATCTTCGACTTCGATAGCGTCAGCACGCTGTTTCTCAACTGGGACGACTTCAGCGGGATCCTCTCGCAGTTGCTCCGGCAGGCGGCTCCCTACGTGATCATCGGGATCGGGATGACCTACCTGATGATCGGCGGCGAGTTCGACCTCTCGGTCGGGTCGATGTACGCCGTCGCTGGACTCACGTTCGCGATGTTGCTGACCGACTTCCGGCTGACCGTCACGGCAGCACTGGCGGTGGTCCTCCTCCTCGGGGCGGTCGTCGGGCTGGCCAACGGCGTCATCGTGACCAAGGTCGGCATCCCGTCGCTCATCACGACGATCGGGATGATGAGCGTCCTGCGCGGGTTCGCCTACTGGCTCACGACCGGCGGTTCGCGACAGCTCCCGGACGATCTGGGCTTGATCGACCTGTTTGGCGGGTCGATCACGGTCGCAGGGGTCGAGATCGCTTACATGGTGTTCTGGATGCTCGCCCTGATCGTCGTCTTCGGACTCGTCCTCCAGCAGACCCGCTTCGGTCACCACGTCTACGCGACGGGTGACGACGAGTCGGCCGCCGACCGGAGCGGCATCAACACCGATCGCGTCAAGGTCACGAACTTCGTCATCACGGGCGTCGTTACCGCCATCGCCGGCGTGCTCTCGATCGCGTACTTCGGCTCGATGTTCGGCTCCGCCGGACGTGGCTTCGAGCTGTTGATCATCGCCGCCGTCGTCATCGGCGGGACGAACCTCTTTGGCGGCGAGGGGAGCATCTCCGGGATGTTCCTCGGCTCACTCGTCATCGCCGTCATCCCCGTCCTCCTCGTGTTGAACGGGGTGTCCGTCGCGTTCCAGGAGACGTTGACCGGCGCGGTCATCATCGGCGCCGTGATGGTCGACATCTACCTCCGGGACTGA
- a CDS encoding ATP-binding cassette domain-containing protein has translation MSEDDSILRTVGLTKHFGNIVAVEDVDFSLREGEVMALVGDNGAGKSTLIKALCGVHQPTSGDIYVRGEAVSFEDYGDARQKGIETVYQDLALAEQQTVAANVFLGHEPIRSDFLGRYLGIVDKAAMRERATESLDRVQIPVDPGAKVRDLSGGQQQAVAVARALQSDPDILILDEPTSALSIEGARNVLRVIDDLREQGLSIILISHNIRQVLAIADRISVLAQGRLTGVRDADSASRDEIISLMMGADDEEDVEEFDLSTSEEGAPA, from the coding sequence ATGTCGGAAGACGACTCGATACTGCGGACAGTCGGGCTCACGAAACACTTCGGGAACATCGTCGCAGTCGAGGACGTCGACTTCTCCCTGCGTGAAGGTGAAGTCATGGCACTGGTCGGCGACAACGGCGCCGGTAAGTCGACGCTCATCAAGGCGCTCTGTGGCGTCCACCAGCCCACGAGCGGGGACATATACGTTCGTGGGGAGGCCGTCTCCTTCGAGGACTACGGCGACGCCCGCCAGAAGGGCATCGAAACCGTCTATCAGGATCTCGCACTGGCCGAACAGCAGACGGTCGCGGCGAACGTCTTCCTCGGACACGAACCGATCCGTTCGGATTTTCTCGGCCGATACCTCGGCATCGTCGACAAGGCTGCGATGCGCGAGCGGGCGACGGAGAGTCTCGATCGCGTCCAGATCCCGGTCGATCCGGGCGCGAAAGTCCGGGATCTCTCGGGCGGCCAGCAACAGGCGGTCGCGGTCGCCCGGGCGTTACAGTCCGACCCGGACATCCTCATCCTCGACGAGCCGACCAGCGCCCTCTCGATCGAGGGGGCGCGCAACGTCCTGCGGGTCATCGACGACCTCCGCGAACAGGGGTTGTCGATCATCCTCATCAGCCACAACATCAGACAGGTTCTCGCGATCGCCGACCGCATCTCGGTACTCGCCCAGGGTCGGCTGACGGGCGTCCGGGACGCCGACTCGGCGAGCCGTGACGAGATCATCTCGCTGATGATGGGCGCGGACGACGAGGAGGACGTCGAGGAGTTCGACCTCTCGACTTCCGAGGAGGGGGCTCCCGCATGA